In the Choloepus didactylus isolate mChoDid1 chromosome 3, mChoDid1.pri, whole genome shotgun sequence genome, aatcatttgatttttcccttttgatttgtaatgtgttgtattatattgattgatttttcttatgttgaaaccatccttgcatgcctgaaatgaaccccacttggtcatggtgtatgatttttttaatgtgtctttggattccttttttaactattttggtgagaatttttgcatctatattcattagggagattggcctgtagttttcctttcttgtatctttacctcatattttggtattagagtgatgttcatgtcatgttttgaaagagtttagtaagattggtgtcacttctttttggaaaatttggtagaattcccctgtgaagtcatttggccctgagcatttatttgtggaaagctttttgatgactgattggatctctttgctcatgttggttggttgaggtcttctatttcttctctggacagccTAGGTGGTTCATGTGTTTCCCataaattgttcatttcctctacattatctagtttgttggcatatacttgtttatagtatcctctaatatgtttttaaatttcttcaggatcctcagtaatgttgcctctctatttattatattgtttatttgggtcttctctctttttgattttgtctagctaggggcttgtcaatcttgttgatcttctcaaagaaccaatttttggtgatttttttctctatattgttttttgttgttgttgttgttctctatgtcatttatttctgcctgaaacgctgttatttcttttcttctatttggtttaagattagtttgctgttcattttctagcttcttcagttccattagttctttgattttagccttcctttttaatgtatccatttagagctataaatttccccatcaatactgcctttgctgcatctcataagttttgatatgttgtgttctccttttcattcatatctctatatttagcaatttctcttgctattttttctttaacccactgcttgtttaggagtgtgttgtttaacctccagatatttgtgaattttctatgtctctgatggttattgattactaattgtattccactgtgatcagagaatgtgctttgaataatttcaatcttttttaaatttattgaaacttgttttatggcccagtatatgatctattctggagaaagttccacgagcactagagaagaatgtgtatcctggtgagttgggatgtaatgtcctatatatgtctgttaattcaaattcatttatcagattgtttaggttttcattttctttattggtcccctgtctgattgatctatctacaggagagagtgatgtattgaagtcttccagtattactgtggaaacatctattgcttctttcagtcTTGCCAATGTGTGTcccatgtattttggagcaccttcATTGGGTGCCTAGacacttatgattgttatatcttcttgttgaattgtcccttttattagtatatagtgacctttgtttcttataacatccttgcactgaaagtctatttttatctgagattaatattgctactcctgttttcttttggctgtagcttgcatgaaatatttttttccattctttcactttcacttCTTTGAGTCTCtgtaagataagtctcttgtaagaAACATtgattattcatatttttaagccattctgccaatctatatcttttaattggggagtttaattcattcacattcaatgttattactgtgaaggcatttcttcaatcacccatcctatcctttggtttttgtttgccATATATATTTGTCCCActgtctctttatttcctttaatgtacccttataCATCTCTTTAGTTTTAAaccctttctccatacctctctgccctttctttgtttctctgccagtagggtTCCATTTAGtgtctcttgtagggcaggtctcttgttagcaaattctctcagcatttgtttgtctgtgaagatttttaaactctccctcaaatttgaaggagagctttgtggataaagaatttttggttggcaatttttctctttcataattttaaatatgttataccactgccttctcacttctgtggtgcctgctgagtagtcactgcttagtcttatgttgtttccctgtatgtggtgaattgcctcactcttgctgctttcagaacttgctccttatattcagcatttgacaatctgatcagaatatgtctcagagtgggtttatttggatttattttgtttggagttcattgggtgtgtatgatttgtgtatttatgttgtttagaagggctgggaagttttccccaacaatttctttgaatactcttcctagacctttatctttctcttccccttctgcaacaccaatgattcttacatttgtgtgctttatgttgtccatcatatctctaagatccatttctaattttccattttttttctccattgtttcttttgtattttcactttaatGCCTGCattcttccagtttgcttattctttcttcagtttcctcaattccagtactgtgtgtatccagaatctttttaatttgagcaacagtttatttccattagatcatcttttttttttttttttaatttactcttgcaaattcttctttatgctcttctagggtcttcttcatgttctttatatcttgTGCAATGATCTTGttttttgtgattacttctttgattaattgctccaaatactgtgtctcctctgacttttttgatttgggtatttgtgtttgggttatccatatcttctggtttcttcatatgctttaaatttttctgttgtttttggcctcttgacatttgcttatcttgatagcattcttttagaatatgcagGCTTCTTTGAATAAtaatctataatttgtcagagctacagcttggtggaatgcactttccctgacttaccagcagatggcacccccgAGACACACATTACCCTCAAACCAGTTGTCCCCAACTTTGTATATGTGGCAAGTTGGGGTCCGAATCTTATGGGGGTCCAATcagcaccaaatttccatgttcAGTCGGTGTAGCCAGCCCTGAAGGTGGGGGGTGTGCCttgtgcagttagggagggaaggggtCTTTAAGACTCAAATCTCCCAGCTCTTCcaggagacttaaagctgttccATGAGTTCAACCCTTCAACTCAGACTCCCTTCAGTCTCTCTCTGCCacaggcccacaagtccctgggattcgtgtagggcccttgggacttctgTGCAGGATCCCGCCTCCAGGCTGTGCACTCTGTGGGACTCCACGGTGGAAGTCTGcacaatgtcacaggtgagcagaatccccaagggaagctctggaaTGTGATGCCACGCAGGGGCATTCCTAGCCCACTGTAAAGATGGCTGTACAGAGCATGGTAATTTCCCACTTCcatggacctctgccttcctagctccatgtcaattagctgcaggtgtgtgaaaggctattgtccatgccagatactgagacAGGTGCCCGGgacatggaaggcactccccactgctctcaactgcatggttctcactgctgGATCCACAGTCATccttggggtttttaaactaatctgtctccaaacgccaaccccagCCTTCTCCCCACCGTGGCATGGCTGCTgattccccagcagcctcactcacttgtttccaaatgcagactctcagtttcaccaagtgcacagtcactgtggatatagtggaccttgtccagccagtacaACTGTGGAACtagtattctggagcactttctgtcttttatctagtgtttttcatggggaagtattttgctctgtctctcctaatctgccatcttgcatCCTCCTCCTACTCCCTtctgtttttccagtgtttgcctcatgtactttggggcaccttgattaggtgcataaatattcatgattgttatttcttcttggcaaattgctccttttattaatttatagtgtccttctttgtctaacagttttgcatttaaagtctgttttgtctgacattagtatagataccctagctttttttttccccttatttcttgcatggaatatctttttccatcctttcactttcatcctatatgtatctttgggtctaagataagtctcttataaacagcatataaatcaatcatatttatttttttatctattctgccaatctgtgtcttttgactgactggggagtttaatccattaacattcagtgcaAACTGTAAAAGtcatcctttctttgtttctttgacttttatttgttggatctattattattttctctttttatccttttaattacccttactgataatcttcatttctacattctcctcaaagtctctctcttttacctttttttttttttttttcagccagaaGAACTCCCTTCACTATTTCTTGCAGGGTAGTTCTCTTATTTAAAATCTCTGTCAGCTTTttttacctgtgaatattttaaactctccctcacttttgatggacagctttgctggatgaagaattcttggctggaaaaaaaagaattcttggcttgccggttttctctttcagtatcttaagtatatcatagcagtgccttcttgccttcatgatgATTGATGAGAGCCATCACTTAGCCTATTTAGCTTCTCTGCCATGTAATGAAtatcttttctcttgctactttcaggattctctcctccTTTTTGGAATTTGACATTTTGGTTAGTATGTGTCTTGAAGtggatctatttggatttattctatttggagtacttTGGTCttcctggatttgcatatttatgtcttttataagtgttgggaaattttcagccattattttctcaaatattgttcctggccctcttcccttatcttctccttctgggacacctacaATGAGTACATTTGTGTGCTATGTGCTGTCAACCATTTCTCTGAGACTCAGctcaaagttttccatttttttctccatttattcttttgtgtttttgaaTTTGGTTGCCCTGTActctagctcactgatcctttcttctgcctcttcaaatctgctgttgtgttgtctctagtacatttttaatttcatctacagtattctcttcatttccataagatctgctcttttttctctatattctttcaaatattctttattgCTCTCCTAGTGTCTCATCCTTATCTCTTTAATCATCttattgaaattatttaggagattgtttgaacatctttgattagttgttccaaattctgcatctcctctgacttttaaactttgatcatttgatttggccatatcttcttggttCCTAATATGCCTTGTAAATTTTGGCTAGTTTCTgtgcatctgattattttgaatatttttccctctcttgtttttccaaaaaggaaCAAGGCTGAGGGAGCCCACTGTCCTACTTTACCAGCCAACAGTTGGATCCCCCACTCTGTTCCCAGGTAGGAGGACTTACCTGAGTCTCTCAGACCACAGCAGGCAGCTGGGCAGGGTATAGCTGACCGGAAGCTGCCAGCCATGGTGGTGGAGGATGGTACTGAGGTCTGAGTGGAGCTTTGTCACTCTCCGCAGCTTCTCTGTGAACATAATGCAGCCATGGGTGCCCTGGGCTCTGCATGGATATGTCTCAAGGCTGCAGGACCCAGAGGGTAACCCTTGCCAGCTGACAGTTTGGTTCAAGGACTGTTCTGCATGACATCTTTCCCAAAAAAAATGGACTCCCGTCTCTCCCAGACCACTGTAGCGAGCCAGGTGACAAACCTGGCTGACCTGAAGCTGCCAgcctcaggggtgggggaagggggttaCTGGGAACCATGGTGGAGATCAGTCTCTTGTTGCAGTCCTCTGTTTGTGGAAATAATGGAGCCACAGGCTCCCAGGTTCCCAAGTGGAAAGGCTGTAGGCTGTGCAACCAAGAGGGTTAACTTTGCTAGCCAACAATTGGATCAGTGCTGTACTGCATCCTGCCAGCCAGGTGAGAGCCCAGGTCAACCTACACTTGCTGGCCTTGTGGGTGGAGGATAGGTGGCAGGCAGTGCAATCAAGTTCACTCACCATAATTTTTCTAttgtagtttctgtttttgttttttttttatctagctCTTCCTTATATGTTGCCATGGTCCTTCCCATAATCTCCCGAGCCCCAGAATCACTCCTTTGCACAGTTGCTGCCTGTTATCTAGGTGTTTTTGTTGGAGGAGTGAATTATGCCTGcccttattccaccatcttctcaGAAGTCCCCGTGGCTTTATATTTACAAGTCACATTTTGGGATACAAAATCTTTGGATTACAATTTATTTCCTCAAGTATCTTCAATACAATACTCCATTTTTTCTGGCACAAGTCTTCCTGTTGAAAACTctgatgaaaatataaatttccttCCATTATAAGTCACTTGTTTACTTTTGTATAAACTAATTGTCcaaggtattttaaaatttttctctaagTGTGAAGTTTACTAGACTATGTGTTGCTGTTGACAATCTGAGTTGATATTTGCAGATAAACAATGTGctttttcaatatttaatttcaaatctttatttcaggaaaattttattgaattatatattttttttaatttttatacacttgtatatttttaaacaagcAGAGACTATCTTTTTGGACTTTGACTGCTTAGAACAGGATCTATAATACATACCCAGCAATTTTTGTAGAGTGAATAACATCtggaaatttatttcctttagggattcaaaattataaaatttcctgtaaattgcatcattaaaaaatgaacatataGCTATTAAAAATGTAAGTGAAAACTGTTTTAATCATTTTAGAGGAGTCAAATACAATATATGACTTGGTGTCCTGGTGTCTGAAAGCATTTTGCCATCTGGAttttaatcttaattcattcATTGTAGGTgatggttaattaaaaaaattcagttttaatcaAGTTGTTTTCAAAACATTGTCATAATGTCACTTTGGAGAGTCATATCAATGGTACCAGCCATTGCTTTCTCTCCTCCTcgctcttgttctctctctcttgctaaaTACGTTCTTTGAGAAGCCAGAGTTTGCAGTTATCTTGAGCTTCCAAAGACTGCTgactttctttctgctcttctccaAGGCACTTGTTTTGCATTTCACTTGAAAAAGATTCTAGAGCAAAGTCGTTACTAAGGTCCCTCTGATTTTCTTGGGATACTTTCAGCTCCTTTGTATTTTGTTCCAGATGTTTTCAAATTAGATCCTGTGTTTGTGCTTGTACTTCTTCTTCAATCGCTGCTTTTCTAAATTGGTTGAAGAGCTCATCTGAGGATTTCAGTATACCTGATGTTTTGACTGGTTTGCCTAAACTTttccaagagtctgcattcttGATTTTTATATCCTTCTGCACAGGACCTTGACATTCAGATTCTAACACTTTTGTGTCAGTTTCACCAGACTGATGCATCCCAGTTAGGCCATTCAAGTGTTGCTCAGAATCACCTGAGGGAGGCAGAATTTGTAAAGGTGAAATGTTTTTGGCACTCTGTAAATGTTCTAATTCTTGATGATTAAACACTAACTGGTGGTGATTTGGTGTTCCATATGAATGTGTGGTTTGATGAATAAGAGTAGTTTTCATAGACGTTGCATCTTGCACAGAGGACTGTATCTTTACTTTCTCTCCAGAAGGAGAATCATTCTGTTTTACTCCAGTAAATTTAGTAAACATTTCTGATTCAGAATCACTGCTGTCTGAAGAACTTGAATCACTGCTACTTTCAGACTCTgatgagctgctgctgctgctgctactgctgctgctgctgctgctactgctttCACTTAATCAGGAACCACCTCCAACTGCTTTGGTGGATTCTGTTTTCTTAGATTTTGTTTGACGTTTTCTCAAGTTTAATTGATTATTGACATCCTGTAACCGCTTCTCCAATTCTTGTTTTTTCTGTGAATGAAGCTCTTCTTTGGCCTTCATTATTTTCTTAGCATGAGGTTTTGGTGGTCTTTTTCTTAGACATGCTGCAACgtatttttctagttcttttagtGTAGATGCTTTCAGTGTTTCAAAATCTATCTCTATCTCATCAGGATTGGAATTTCTCAGTGAAGGCTCTCTTGACTGTATTATATGAACTACTCGCCCAAGTTTGTCTCCAGGGAGTTTGTTTATATCCAAACTTAACTGCCTTTTCTCATCATAGTTCACAGGTTTAGCATTATCTTCATCTtcagatttcagagcaaagacttgtttcttcttctttggttGATTGTCCttggatttttcctttaatttcacTTGCTTAAACTTTTTCCTTGGATTGTCATctctgttatttaatttttcatttttcttttcctttttagacttctcattctttttctttagctTACGGGAAGGTACTTGGGACAGAACATGTAGCTGTTGATGAACAGCTTTAAGCTGCTCCTGAAGCTTTGCAAGATGCTGAACTCGTTCATCTTCAGAATCATCAGAAGAGTTATCTTCAGAAGAAGCTTCACTACCGCTTTCTCTACCAGGGGTTTTTGTGGTATCTGTTTTGATGTAATATACAGGCATACTCTCAACAGGTTCATCTGGGATCTTTgcaaaatgaatttcaaaaacatcCTGGAGCATTCTCGCCATTGTCACTATTTCATGACCTGGAGGATTGTATTTGTAGCAATTCATGAACATTAATCTAACGTCTACAGCAAATTCATATGCATCCTTATATTCTTggttatccattttttttttttgcttaataatTCCAAGATCCATGGGATTTTTGACAATATCACAACATTTATGAAGTCCCAAGGCATTAATATCAGCAGGGTTGTAAAAGGGCCATGCATATGACAAGTGTTTCTTTGCAAGCATCTCTTTAAGAATCTCACTACAATGCTTTAATTGTTCAGTTACTTTAACACTCTTTAGAACTTCATATCGTTGCTGAGAATCTGGCAAAACATTCTTTAGCACACTTTCTTTTATAGGTGGcattttcactgattttttttctgtaagtgcTGGGGAAGATTCACTACTTGCTTTAACTACTGAAGTTGTAGGAGTAGTTGTATCTGCTTTCCTCTTTACACCCCTTGTAACTTGGGCCACTGTTTGTGAGGTAGAGATGAGTGGAGTGCTTTGTGTTACATTTAAGGGAGAAACAGACGTCTCAGGAAATACAGAAGGAATTGCTTGCTGCTTAAATCCTTTTTCTGGTGCTTTGGGAGATGGTTTTTCTTTAACAGAAGAAACTACTACATTCTGTTGAGtgcctttttttattctttccttaccACCCACAACTTGTTCTTCCTGTGGCATCTGAGATAATTTTTGCACAAACAACTTCTCTAAAGCTTGTGCCATAAGAACAATGTCATCTCCTGGCTTGTTGGACAAATAACAATTTGAGAACattgtattgaagtcttctataCATTCTGAAGCTTTCACATAATATTTATACTCCAAGCGCTTCTTAATTGTATTTAAATCCATTGGGTTTTTAACAATAGCATAATAATCCTATAGCTTTGAAGAAGAAATTAGGCAACTTTAATTTCAGGGCATCCACAGGCTGCTGAAACGGCCAAGAAAAACTATGCTTCCATAATGCCTTCAGGACAACTTTTTGTAGATACTGCAGTTGATTTGTCAAACATCcatttttcttagtatttatATACTCTGGTGGAGGCGGATTAAAAATAGCTGTTTGTTGATTTGGCAGAGACATTCTTAACTGCTTCAAATCCTGATATTCTAAAGTTGTCTATAAATCCATGCCCTGATGTAGAAAAGACCTTATCTGATCGTTCTCTTCAGCTCGCACAAGATGAAGTGGGTGCACGGAACCGTTCCACTGACTGTCGCCCGTCGCTGCCAGCTCTCACTGTAATGGTGGCCTGaattatattttttagttatttcttccAATCCATTTGCTTTGGATTTCTTCTGCAGAGACTCCTATTGTAATTATGGTGGATCTTCTTTGCTTATATTCAATATTATTTTCTCTTGAAACCTATTTAACtttccatttttacttttaaagttttcttcctttttacttcctattTCTCTTAAGGTATTATCTTATGTTTGTTTATCTACAAGTACTTCTACTTTAATCttcatttccaaaatattatttttctttaattctatgTCTTTCTTCAGTTCTGTTATGTTTTTTCTGACATTTTCTAATTCTGATTTATGTTGTTCTTCCATGGCATGTATCATTTGAAAAATAGGCagtttattttaagttttatttgtgGTTATCTGTATGTTTATGCAATTTATTTAGTTACCAATATCATTCcttcacttaacaaatatttattgagcatccactATGGCCACATT is a window encoding:
- the LOC119529658 gene encoding LOW QUALITY PROTEIN: bromodomain testis-specific protein-like (The sequence of the model RefSeq protein was modified relative to this genomic sequence to represent the inferred CDS: inserted 1 base in 1 codon; deleted 1 base in 1 codon; substituted 2 bases at 2 genomic stop codons), producing MSLPNQQTAIFNPPPPEYINTKKNGCLTNQLQYLQKVVLKALWKHSFSWPFQQPVDALKLKLPNFFFKAIDYYAIVKNPMDLNTIKKRLEYKYYVKASECIEDFNTMFSNCYLSNKPGDDIVLMAQALEKLFVQKLSQMPQEEQVVGGKERIKKGTQQNVVVSSVKEKPSPKAPEKGFKQQAIPSVFPETSVSPLNVTQSTPLISTSQTVAQVTRGVKRKADTTTPTTSVVKASSESSPALTEKKSVKMPPIKESVLKNVLPDSQQRYEVLKSVKVTEQLKHCSEILKEMLAKKHLSYAWPFYNPADINALGLHKCCDIVKNPMDLGIIKQKKKMDNQEYKDAYEFAVDVRLMFMNCYKYNPPGHEIVTMARMLQDVFEIHFAKIPDEPVESMPVYYIKTDTTKTPGRESGSEASSEDNSSDDSEDERVQHLAKLQEQLKAVHQQLHVLSQVPSRKLKKKNEKSKKEKKNEKLNNRDDNPRKKFKQVKLKEKSKDNQPKKKKQVFALKSEDEDNAKPVNYDEKRQLSLDINKLPGDKLGRVVHIIQSREPSLRNSNPDEIEIDFETLKASTLKELEKYVAACLRKRPPKPHAKKIMKAKEELHSQKKQELEKRLQDVNNQLNLRKRQTKSKKTESTKAVGGGSXLSESSSSSSSSSSSSSSSSSESESSSDSSSSDSSDSESEMFTKFTGVKQNDSPSGEKVKIQSSVQDATSMKTTLIHQTTHSYGTPNHHQLVFNHQELEHLQSAKNISPLQILPPSGDSEQHLNGLTGMHQSGETDTKVLESECQGPVQKDIKIKNADSWKSLGKPVKTSGILKSSDELFNQFRKAAIEEEVQAQTQDLIXKHLEQNTKELKVSQENQRDLSNDFALESFSSEMQNKCLGEEQKESQQSLEAQDNCKLWLLKERXLAREREQERGGEKAMAGTIDMTLQSDIMTMF